The DNA window GTCATGATTTATATagattatataattttaaatatgatttaatgAAAAGAATCCTTTGTATACacagatttttttttggttaaatgaatacaaacaaatacagTTTATCTAGTTATTAacttatgtaaatattataaagttGAGATAAtagaattaataattattattagcttGAAAGTTATAGATGTAATAATTAGATTATATTTTGCTTGATTCTTAGATCGAGATGAATGTTTTGGTATTcatagatttttattttatttaggtGATAAATGGAGTGGATACATTATTATGTAAGTACATATATTCGCCGTTGTCATTactatgttttattttgtttataaatataatatatatataaaaagacaACATATATTGAAGAGACAccaaattaatgaattaagtatgagtagcgagtatctcaaaAACAGCAGTCATTCTATCCAAATATTTACCGTTCATTAAGAGAGAAGCCAAATACGGATTGGCTCTATGGAaggacaaaaacaaaacagttgAACTTTATCAAATTCACATACATCATAACTGAAAAGCATCAAGATATTGCTTGCAACTCGATATTGTTTGTATGTAGGCataatttaacataatttgcGTATATTAGTTCCCGAGATTGTGTTCAAATTGTGATAAAAAGTGAAGAGCTGAGATAACTACCCTGAAGAACACGAGAAGTAACTCGTAATGCACGTATTAGTAACAAAATTATTAGATCAAATATTTGGGCGCTTTGGTTTAGATGGCTTGATATCTAgcataacaaattaattggGCATCCAATAAGATTAAGGGAATGATTAACGGAGCCGAAAGCTTTGGTAAAATCTCTATTTATAAAACCAGTTCATTCGTTATTAAGGAATTCTTTGATAGCAAACGAGACATACTCGGGCAGATAAGAAATAATGGATCTCCGATTCATAATCCATGATGATAGGGAGAAATTATTGAACTAAACAGGTGTAGCAAATGAttagttaaattttattgatgtCGAAGAGAGGTTTGTATATGGTTTATTGCACCCAATGACTTTTCAAGGCCATAAAATaaagacttttttttttttaatctttaatttttCTCAAGGATGTGCTGAAACCTTGGTCGGAGATATTCTCAAGTACGGTTATTGATAGTAGATTTTACTCATTTTCAAATGTAATCAAGAAAAGTACATTTCAAACATATGACTTTTGtaacaatacatatatattatataacacATATATTGGAGAGTTGAAATGTCAGTTGAAGTTTGAAAAGTGGACCCAATGGGTAAAAActgattttgtaatttaataattcaaacTAATAACTATGTGTGTTCTGAATAAACtcagttaaatttaaaactaaaaaaatattcttgtttaataatatacattacCAACTACTTTGACAATTGTTCATAAATTTAGCATCAgacaattcaaatttgaatggaaacaagtaagaaagctacaggtcgagtgtactcgactgtgagatacccgctacccattttgaataaaagaaatatatttcgcggtattattctcaaaatatacaaaatgtactgcaaaaatactaaaaatataccaaatggtatatgtggtatatcgatataataccgcattcaaaatataccatagatggcACAAtatagattgtcagccaaagcaactaagacccctagtaagtaggcggttttgcccatacaaaagtatttctttaaaaacttcgacaattttatctgatctcaaccaaattttcaggaatcataactactatagttattattgtatataccaaaattcgtaactctagctttaaaattacgcttgttattcgatgtttttgatttgcgggggcggaagggggcgtcgcaaaaatttgaaacaaacttgatctgcgtgcaaacataacaaatgctgtcaaaaaaaattatagctctatctcttatagtctctgagatctaggtgttcatgcggacagacacacagacggacaaacggacatggctagatcgtctcggctgttgaccctgatcaagaatatatgtatatactttatagggtcggagatgcctccttctacctgttacatacatttcctgtcggcacaaagttataatacccttctaccctatgggtagaagggtataaaaagataacatatatgtaatttgaaacacatttcaataaattgttataaataaaatataatattctaaaagaataataagaataatcaTGTAATAGAATAAGAACATATACTTTACATAAACTTTGAGGATAGGATAATATGATTATTTAGTCAGGAAATATTTCTGAGTAATTGACCTTATGCTGAATGAATGACTCCCTAACATTAATGTAatgaaagaaataattttttttttttcgtatgtGAAAGGTAAAAGTTATTGGCAAATTATTTTGTGAATTTCTGGAAACAGCTACAAAAATAGTGTcactttataaataattaattttatagtattgttgttattaaattaaaacagtTTACAATGTTTATGTATACAGTTGATCGATCGCATATTATAGAGGCACTTTTGTTAATGAGTTCTACTTGTACATTCGAAAATCATTTAATCCATTCAATTATCAAcgtattaatttttaatacattcAAATACGTACACaaaattagtaaattttcaAGATTTTTGTTAACATATGTGTGACACACTTGTTAAACTGTTCGATGTTTCCAATGAACTCATgtccaaaataatataattttgacaGACGGAAGATATCATGGTTACGAAAGTCCAGAATAAGATCCAAAAAGTACTGCAAGAAACAAagaaattagtttaattaaatttacattgaTATGAGTATTGATATATACAAACATGCCTATTAATATTTGCAgttgaaatgaaatacataGGTAACACATAGGctaattaagaaaaaaaaaaagctacagtcgaatgtgctctACTATGAAATgccgctacacattttgaataaaagcaaatcagtgCGGAAATATTCTTAATAAGCAAGGAAGAGggctacaatcgagtgtactCGTCCGtaaaatacccgctacccattttaatttaaagaaaaatagtgcggtaataatttcaaaatttaccaaattaatatttcatactaatactaaaaatataccacaagctattttaggtatattgatacagtactatatacaaaaacaactaatTGTTGttcataataatgaaattataagaCCAaaatttcaggaatcataaaaactagagttaagaataacattttcttatttttaaaatggttTCAGTTAATGTTTTTTTCACTGTAAAGTCGCGACAAATCCGTCaaagaattacccatatatattataaagtgCATTTTGAATGACTTACTCTTAAGGACAGCCGCATTCGTCAACAACCATTTTTGGCAAATCACGTTTAATTATACCCTCGTCGCCATAGTAGATCAACGACATGCTCGAGAACTTGACAGGAGCACAACAGGGTTTCATTCCATTTAACAGTCCCATTTTTCGATATTCTTCTATGAAATGCGtatgaaatgtttgaaatgtATCCGGAGTTCGAAAAGGCCCAGTGCATTCGCCACGgcaataatttgcaaaataccCACGGGGTGCGATGATCCAATCGTCCCATCCAAGCGCCTTAAACGATACATAAAACGATTCCTTACAGCATTGTCCACTAGTGGTACCACCACAATCCAAAGCACGTCTTCTCACACGTCTCGGTCTTGTTGGCTCGGTATGAAGCACAAGAAAAGGGCGATTCGGATTTACGTTATTCACcgatttcatattttttgaagCTGCTTGGATGGACGACGACCTTGGGAACAAGTGCAATGAATATTGGCTTCCACATCCCGTGCAGTCAATCAACAGACGCAAATTTCTATTCTTGTGATCGCTGTACCACTCCCTAATTGTTTCGGTCATGTCAAAACGTTGCCAACCCAAATTGTCGGTTACAACTTCAAATGACGCCCGGAATAAGAAAGCTTGATCAACTACCTAGTATCAGAATCATAAATtaacattgttattattgaataaataaaattgcataccTTTTCTGTGATATTAATGTTATCAGTCATACGGAATACCCATATTTTAATTCGTTCGCGCGGCACACTTCCACTTCCAATGTAATGGTTCTTCTTTTTTCcctttatttcaaataatttttgtatttgaaaattaattccTGGTGATGTTGCATCCTTGCCATTACGGTGTTTCTCAATTCGTAAATGCATTTGCGCACTTCGAATAGATAGCTTTTGATTTGGTGTCCATGTTTTTTTGTGGAGAAAACTCAACTATACGATATTGATGATATTGTGTTCCTGCAGCAAACAACATATATATCAGTAGATTTTAGTACTAGCGGTTGACATTGTTCAATATGCACGAAAgtcaatttttatacccactacccatagggtagaagcgtattataactttgtaccggcaggaaatgtatgtaacagctaggaggcatctccgaccctataaagtatatatattcttgatcagcgtcaacagccgagtcgatcttgccatgtccgtctgtccgtctgtccgtatgaacacctggatctcagagactataagagatagagctataatttttttttcgacagcatttgttatgtttgttacttccgcccccgcaaatcaaaaaaatcgaataacaagcgtaatttaaaagctagaattgcgaattttggtatatacaataataactatagtagttatgattcctgagaatttggttgcgagcagataaaaattttggaagttattaaagaaatacttttgtatgggcaaaaacgcctacttattaggggtcttagttgctctggtatattgtgccgtctaaagtatattttgaatgtggtactacaccgatatatcatatatagcatttggtatatttttagtatttttttgcagtatatttggtatattttgggaataataccgcaacatatattgcttttatttaaaatgggtagcgggtatctcacagtcgagtgtactcgactgtagctttcgtACTTGTTGTACATGTCATAATAACTACATCCTTTATGATAAATTTAAGTAAGCCATAGAATTTTGGAagacaatttaatattttatatctatggcatatataaattaatgtaaaaatattatttgttatttttcggtatattaatttagtatacattaacgaaaatatattacagctttcgttttgtttttattaaaaatcggAATTGGTTATTCCATAATTAATTGAAGTTAAGAATTGGTGCTTTAggttgaaaaaatgtaatttattttttgatagaATTAAAGTGTAAcaaatttgtgtatatttaGTGATAATGTGGTATATGCAAAATTCTAGTTcaattcaaaactcaaacaaatttaaaattgttttcaccTTTTTTGTGTCTGGTGTACTTGCTTCACACTTTAGAACAATAGTAAAAGTACTTCACATACACTGTCTAAGCTAAACACTCAGACAGTAGGTATATAATACTTCGCCGCTTATTCACACTCGTTGACAGTCAGCAGGGAATTGGGGCTAGGATGTGAGAAGGGGTTATGCCTCAGGCCAGAAGCAAGAGGCCGTATACTTGATGAGTCCGAACAGTGGTATGTACGTTACTTCCGTGTGAAATTGCAGTTGAGTTTAAAACTCATTCAGCATTGTACAACTTCCAGCCCTCTTTCAATAATTTACACCAGCTTCTGTTCACTACACTACTACGCATTGCGTTGTATATGCTAAAAGTATTATTTCTCTAATCTCCTTCCATTGTATGCAGTAGCAGACATAAACCCCACAAATGACTCATCAAAACtgactcacacatacatactgtTTCTGTattagtagtagtagtaagAATTATTGTTTTCTACCTAAATATACATTTAGGTCTATTTAAGCTAGAACGGGTGCTTAGGTAGCAGTAGCTGCTACAGTcgtgtgtgctcgactgtgagatacccgctaccctttttgaataaaggcaaaTCATTGCtagatcaagaatatatatactcgtactttatagggtcggagatgccttctaaCATACctttcctgccggcacaaagttataatacccttctaccctattgGTAACGGAAAACCCTCGTCAAAAATTTTCGTGGCGGCAATTCGTTCCgtaatttcaaaaaaaaataaataaagggCATCGATACTATGATACTGGAATGAATGTGCAAGCTCTTCGCATTTGCCAGTCAGTCAGAACACAGAATGTTTCTCTTTTATTTGGAGTTGCACTGAAAAAACACGATTTCGCGCATGTGGTAACAACGCGTTAGGAACGAATTTTAATAGATTATTTGCTCTTTCATTTACAACACTAAGGCGGGAAATTAGAACTATTAGTTAATATTGAAGTCTTCAATGTGAAAACTATATCTAACGTTTAGACAGTCTTACAATTAAAGTTGCAACCCCTAAGCATTTGCCAGTTATTCAGGATACAGAATGTTACATAGTAGATGTATTTggatttatatattaatatgattttattcCTTACCTTCCTCTGCAAATGTGATAATCTCTTGAGTGTTACCAAAGAAGTCTTCGCGCTCAAATCCAAGTGCATCTTGATCAGGTATATCCATAGGTATAGACTCGTGAATCATATTTTCCTCTTCATAATTGGTATAATACTGTGTGGGAGCGTTGTTATTAGTATTTGCATTAAGATCCTTCAGTTTTGAATGTATTTGTTCTCCGTTGTTGATATTACGATAATACATTGGATCATGCTGTTGTTGATAGTTCGCGTTATCCGAGTTAGTGTTAACACTATCACTACTACGATGTATATCTAAAAGATATGTTGATTTATTGTAAGCATTTGCCCTTTGATtcctctttttattttgcctaTTTCGCCACTCCTTAGAGTCTGATTTTATTCCTATTAAAGTTCTTGGATTATGTGGAACCCAATTCGTTGATTTGGAATTTCTGCGATGTGTTTGTTTCGCATCATTTTTATAACTGTAGTCATTGATCATCACTAAATTTCGCAGTTTCGGCGGCTTTTTATTGATTACTCGACTGCTTCCACTAATCTGAAATGTGTCATCATGCGCAATGTTAAGGCCACCATCCGCTCGATAAATCGTCTCCCAGATAAATTGTTTCGGCAAAGGATGCGATACATTTGGCTTCTGACTGAGTCCAAGTTTGGTGAGTATCTGTCGTTTTATTGACTCCAAACGCACACGATCGCTGAGCATAATATTGTTAATATGATGATggtcattattattattatcatgattatttttatagtaaatataattattattattattatatattattattattattattattattattatcattatcattatcattatcattatcattattattattattatattattattattattattattattattattattattattattattattattattattattattattattattattattattattattattattattattattattattattattatttttattattgttggtaTTGAGGTTGTTGTGATCATCAGGTTTCTTATGGATACGACTCATTTTTACCTTGTTGAAGTCATTGTTATTGTacatgttattgttattgttattgttattgttgtagtcTATGTGAGGGTTATCTGTGTAAATGTGACAATTGTAAAGTGTGATGTAATGTAAAATTATGTAAGTTAACAGTTATACCTATGCAGCggcatatttgtatatgtatatttcctTTCATCTTGGttcgaaaagaaaaatacagaTTGTTCAAACACAATTACACTATTTTATGAAAATCTTTTCTGAATTTAATGTTGTAAAAAGCTTTTGAACTATGTGAGCCAGTTAGAAAATGAAAGTGTGATGTTTAAAGTATAAACATACCAAACAAGTGAGAAAACCAactttattattctttaatatgtacatatgtacttttCAATATGAgtttgcaaaaataacaacagttCTTTGCCCAATGCGTTTTctcttttattgttttgtaatattttaaactaacaaattaattttaaatccaATATTATTAATGGTAATTAATGAGAATTAATAAGTAatttctcaaaataaaaaaatagttttattttattcattttcattcaatGGAGTGAATAAAAACAGATGATTGTCATATTTTCGATTCTGAAAATACCTACTAATTTTAAAGTAGCTTATATACAATTAATATTCTGaaagctaaattaaaataattttcaaacatATTTCGGTGggttgatttgatttatgaaGACCTTCGACTAAGGAAACAAAATTATACTGTATTGGgaattgtatgtatgtgtttgaaTGTTTGTATGAGTCCTAATGAACACAAATTCTTTTTGTAGATTAAATATCCAGAAATTTGTGTATCGACAATTCAAATGTTTGGTTTGTAAACCAATAGTTTtccatatttaatatttttgtgtattttcttgtgtaaaattcaaattataaaaatttacaatatttatgtaaatctatttttttagtttctgttgactttattaaattatttaagattaaTTATAGCGGTCTACTCTCTTCCTCCGTATAAAAGAGATTCATGacatatatttgaagaattgtgttttttttttgtgctggaAAATGGCGAGTCGAAGGTGCTAACTGTGAAATACCTTCTATCTATTTTTACTGAATATGAAAACTAAACTGCCCAATATTGTCTGCTCTAATACTTATAGAAAagaatagtaaataaatagcaTTGCAAGTTTATGTAGAACGTACATATCGGGTGTGTAACAGACATCAAAACCAACCAGATCCCAACTTAAAGCCAAAATTGTGAGATTTAAGGTACCGGAGAGCCCAAATGATGGTTTTTAAATCTTCATCAACTCTGCACGTAAATATGAACAGTAACGCCAATTGGGTTTTATGACACCTAAAGTTAGGTTGTGATTGGAACTTGATTGGTTTTGATATCTGCGGGACCTTTGAAAAATTTGATCTAGGATCGTAAATTACTTCACGTACAAGGTGTAATTCAATGGATATGATAATAATCCgatgaaatgaaataactAACGAGCACTAGCCACTTACCTTTATCTGCGTAAATGTTTGCCATCTCAAGTTGACATAGCGTACATGCTTTTTGCACGATTGCAAGATTCGAGACATAGCCACCACTGTTCACATTGATTGTATTGCAATTGATTAGTTTTACTTCCAGCCAGAAGAGTCCAATTAACAGccaaacaaaatttgcacGATTCCGGTTTGCCTTAAAGCAATGCCGTGGCAAAGTGTCTATAGAATGCACATGGGAGTGCGATAATGTCCACGAGTACATGAATTCACTGAGGGCTGACATAGATCCAGGCATATTCTCAGAAGTAGCCTTGGATAGACTAAAGTTTGGAGGCATATTGCTTTGGCAGCATCGAATATCACATCGTTTATTaggttgctgctgcctttttcGATTGTGGCTTGCTGTTTGCTTGCTGTTGccaatgttattgttattattgttgtgccTACGTCTTCTACGCCTTCGCTTACGCCTTCGTTGTCGTTTACGGTTgttgcaaaacattttgcataaattgttCGACTTTAACTGCTGATCATTGGCAATATCATagcacatatgtacatgtcGACATTGCTCTTTCAATTCCTTTCGGAGATCTAAGCACTGAGGATTGGCACTGTTACTAACACTCGGTGATGTCTTCCATACACTGTGTAAGCGTCTTATAATTGCTACTCCTAGcggattcttttttttacgaTGCAGCAGCAAGACGCTTTCTAATATCCTTATGATTTGAACTAACCAATGATATATAATTGACAGGACTATTGCTGGAATTACGCTTAGACTGCCGTTCCACTTTTTGTGTAAAGGCTTTAGTGTAGTAGGTGATGAACGGCGGAGATTGCTGCAGCACAAGTTGATACTCAATTCGCTGctgcaatagcagcagcaacaagataTGACAGTGCAACATCCCTGACGGCAACAGAAGCATGAACAATTGAAATAACATTTGCTACTGATATTGCAGCTACTGCTGGTGGCAGTTCGGCATCCAAATGGAGCCAGTTGTTGTGGTACAAAGTCAAAAACCATTTTTTTATTGAGCCGCCACTACATCATTTAGgcacttttcaattttttttccaatgATTTGCACACGCTTCATATAGCTCGTAAAGGCACTTCGATGATTTTATCAATGGCTGCaagtacatttaaaatatgaacatATTTGtgaacaattaaaaataataatactttttcATAAATGTACAACagtaagtaagaaagctataggAAACTGCTCGGCTGTACAAACTCGCAATCGATTTAAAagaagttagaaagctacagtcaagtgtgctcgactgtgagatacccgctacccattttgaattaaagcaaaatattgcggtattattttcaaaatatacgaaaaaaactacaaaaattactaaaaatataccaaatggtatatttggtatatcaataccacattcaaaatataccatagacggcacaatgtaccagattgtcggccaaagcaactaagatccctagtaaataggcgtttttgcccatccaaaagtatttctttaatcatttttatttgattgcaatcaaattttcaggaatcataaatactatagttattattgtatacaccaaaattcgtagctctggctctacgcttgttattcgatttttttgattttcgggggcgggagggggcgtgacaaaaatttgaaacaaacttgatctgtgtgcaaacataacaaatgctgtcaaaaaaaattatagctccaTCTCCTATTTTCTCTGAGATCTttgtgttcatacggacggacagacggacatggctagatcgtctcggctttTGACGCTGATATAaggttacatacatttcctgtcggcacaaagttataatacccttctaccctatgggtagcgggtataaaaaccccaaaatatagcggtattattcttaaaatctaccaaataataataataataacttatacaatttttatctgatcggaaACCAAATTTCGGATATCGACACATACCCCCACTTTGGCAAGGGCATCGCGATCTCATCGACGACCTagtggcttgggatccaatagatacaCACGATCACAGATGCATTCAGTCACTCTATTGCTCTACAGGTCAACCTTGGACTTGATCACATCAgagttatttatatattatacatatattttcatacGGACAAACAGATAAACATACCTATTTTGTCTTAACCATACTTAATCAGAGGTTAAACTTACTATTGTAATTCCTGATACCGCAAAATCCCAGATGCAGGCTTTTCATAACATAACGGCCataaggaggcatctctggccctataaactatatatgtatatatatattctt is part of the Drosophila nasuta strain 15112-1781.00 chromosome 4, ASM2355853v1, whole genome shotgun sequence genome and encodes:
- the LOC132794885 gene encoding LOW QUALITY PROTEIN: inhibin beta chain (The sequence of the model RefSeq protein was modified relative to this genomic sequence to represent the inferred CDS: deleted 1 base in 1 codon), whose protein sequence is MVFDFVPQQLAPFGCRTATSSSCNISSKCYFNCSCFCCRQGCCTVISCCCCYCSSELSINLCCSNLRRSSPTTLKPLHKKWNGSLSVIPAIVLSIIYHWLVQIIRILESVLLLHRKKKNPLGVAIIRRLHSVWKTSPSVSNSANPQCLDLRKELKEQCRHVHMCYDIANDQQLKSNNLCKMFCNNRKRQRRRKRRRRRRRHNNNNNNIGNSKQTASHNRKRQQQPNKRCDIRCCQSNMPPNFSLSKATSENMPGSMSALSEFMYSWTLSHSHVHSIDTLPRHCFKANRNRANFVWLLIGLFWLEVKLINCNTINVNSGGYVSNLAIVQKACTLCQLEMANIYADKDNPHIDYNNNNNNNNNMYNNNDFNKVKMSRIHKKPDDHNNLNTNNNDRVRLESIKRQILTKLGLSQKPNVSHPLPKQFIWETIYRADGGLNIAHDDTFQISGSSRVINKKPPKLRNLVMINDYSYKNDAKQTHRRNSKSTNWVPHNPRTLIGIKSDSKEWRNRQNKKRNQRANAYNKSTYLLDIHRSSDSVNTNSDNANYQQQHDPMYYRNINNGEQIHSKLKDLNANTNNNAPTQYYTNYEEENMIHESIPMDIPDQDALGFEREDFFGNTQEIITFAEEGTQYHQYRIVEFSPQKNMTPNQKLSIRSAQMHLRIEKHRNGKDATSPGINFQIQKLFEIKGKKKNHYIGSGSVPRERIKIWVFRMTDNINITEKVVDQAFLFRASFEVVTDNLGWQRFDMTETIREWYSDHKNRNLRLLIDCTGCGSQYSLHLFPRSSSIQAASKNMKSVNNVNPNRPFLVLHTEPTRPRRVRRRALDCGGTTSGQCCKESFYVSFKALGWDDWIIAPRGYFANYCRGECTGPFRTPDTFQTFHTHFIEEYRKMGLLNGMKPCCAPVKFSSMSLIYYGDEGIIKRDLPKMVVDECGCP